A DNA window from Mucilaginibacter xinganensis contains the following coding sequences:
- a CDS encoding acyl-CoA dehydrogenase: MYFELTEEQKMIRQAARDFAQNELKPGVIERDEHQKFPAEQVKMLGELGFLGMMVSPQYGGSGMDAISYVLAMEELSKVDASASVVVSVNNSLVCYGLEKYGNDFQKEKYLVPLAKGEKLGAFCLSEPEAGSDATSQKTTAIDMGDHYLLNGVKNWITNGSTASTYLVIAQTHPEKRHHGINALIVERGMPGFEVGAKENKMGIRGSDTHSLMFTDVKVPKENRIGEDGYGFKFAMATLEGGRIGIAAQALGIAAGAYELALNYAKERKAFGKTIADLQATQFKLADMATEIEAARLLCLKAAWLKDKGLPYAQASSMAKLYASEVAMRTTVEAVQIHGGYGFVKEYHVERLMRDAKITQIYEGTSEIQRIVISREVLK, encoded by the coding sequence ATGTACTTTGAACTAACAGAAGAACAAAAAATGATTCGCCAGGCTGCACGTGATTTTGCGCAGAACGAACTTAAGCCCGGCGTAATTGAGCGTGATGAACACCAGAAATTTCCTGCAGAGCAGGTAAAGATGCTGGGCGAGCTTGGTTTTTTAGGGATGATGGTATCGCCTCAATATGGTGGCAGCGGCATGGATGCTATATCCTATGTACTGGCTATGGAAGAGCTTTCAAAAGTAGACGCCTCCGCCTCGGTAGTGGTGTCTGTAAATAATTCGCTGGTATGTTACGGGCTTGAAAAATACGGCAACGATTTCCAAAAAGAAAAATACCTGGTACCACTGGCCAAAGGAGAGAAGTTAGGCGCTTTCTGCCTTTCGGAACCCGAAGCCGGCTCTGATGCCACCTCGCAGAAAACCACTGCCATTGATATGGGCGATCATTATCTGCTTAACGGGGTGAAAAACTGGATCACCAATGGCAGCACCGCATCAACCTACCTGGTTATTGCACAAACGCATCCCGAAAAAAGGCACCATGGCATTAATGCTTTAATTGTGGAACGGGGCATGCCGGGTTTTGAAGTAGGCGCAAAGGAAAATAAGATGGGCATTCGTGGGTCTGATACCCATTCTTTAATGTTTACCGATGTTAAGGTGCCCAAAGAAAACCGGATAGGAGAAGACGGTTATGGGTTTAAGTTTGCTATGGCTACGTTAGAAGGAGGCCGCATAGGCATTGCTGCACAAGCATTGGGCATAGCAGCAGGTGCTTATGAGCTGGCGCTCAATTATGCGAAAGAGCGAAAAGCATTTGGTAAAACCATTGCCGATTTACAGGCTACCCAGTTTAAGCTGGCTGATATGGCCACCGAAATAGAGGCTGCACGTTTATTGTGCCTGAAAGCCGCCTGGCTAAAAGATAAAGGGCTGCCTTACGCACAGGCCAGTTCAATGGCTAAACTATATGCAAGCGAAGTAGCTATGCGCACTACCGTTGAAGCCGTTCAAATTCACGGCGGCTATGGCTTTGTTAAGGAGTACCACGTGGAGCGCCTGATGCGCGACGCCAAGATAACCCAGATTTACGAGGGAACTTCTGAAATTCAAAGAATTGTCATATCGCGGGAGGTGCTTAAATAA
- a CDS encoding M14 family zinc carboxypeptidase codes for MKILLSALLVCFVFFNASAQLTPFELSKDKNYTATYSEVIAYYKKLAAANPQMKLINYGTTDIGKPLTLVVLSRDKVFDPALIKKQNKKVLLINNGIHPGEPEGIDASMMFASDLLKKKALPKNLVICMIALYNIDGSMNRGWSRVSQNGPRAYGFRGNYRNLDLNRDFIKADSRNALAFEQIVNTWNPEVFLDNHTSDGADYQYVMTLIETQKDKQNPILAKYTSETLTPELYKRMKKSGYEMIPYGAGERGLPDSGIVSFLETPRFATGYTAQRNIISYITETHMLKSFDKRVYATYDFEQHLVDIFERDAKLVGELKHKADEQVAHQKTFALDWDVDLARVDTITFKGYAALYKPSDISGLKRLYYDRSQPYTKTIKYWNSYKATDSVDKPAAYIIPQAWGKIIDLFKLNSVAMHRLAHDTTIALQMYYIEDYKTPQKPFEGHYLHSNVKLNPVDMKVKFYEGDYLVYTNQPLNRYIVETLEPQGVDSFFTWNFFDSMLGEKEYFSNYVFEDKAAEMLKNDPALKKKLDDAKAKDPKLAGSAGAQLNFIYRNSIYFEKTYLRYPVGRLLTDTKLDLK; via the coding sequence ATGAAAATACTTTTATCAGCATTACTAGTCTGTTTTGTTTTTTTTAACGCAAGTGCCCAGCTAACTCCGTTTGAACTAAGCAAGGATAAAAACTATACCGCAACCTATAGCGAGGTAATTGCTTATTATAAAAAACTTGCTGCGGCAAACCCGCAAATGAAACTGATTAACTACGGTACCACCGATATTGGCAAACCGCTTACCCTGGTGGTACTCTCACGCGATAAGGTTTTTGATCCGGCCTTAATAAAAAAACAAAACAAAAAGGTGTTACTCATCAACAACGGTATTCATCCCGGCGAACCGGAAGGTATTGATGCCAGTATGATGTTTGCCAGCGATCTGCTGAAAAAGAAGGCACTGCCTAAAAACCTGGTGATCTGTATGATTGCGCTTTATAATATTGATGGCAGCATGAACCGTGGCTGGAGCCGCGTAAGTCAGAACGGGCCGCGTGCCTATGGCTTTAGGGGCAATTACCGCAACCTGGATTTAAACCGCGACTTTATAAAGGCCGACAGCCGCAACGCGCTTGCCTTTGAGCAAATAGTAAACACCTGGAACCCTGAAGTTTTTTTGGATAACCACACCAGCGACGGTGCCGACTATCAATATGTAATGACGCTGATAGAAACGCAAAAGGATAAGCAAAACCCCATACTGGCAAAATACACTTCGGAAACACTAACGCCTGAACTTTATAAAAGAATGAAGAAAAGCGGGTATGAAATGATCCCTTACGGTGCAGGTGAACGCGGATTACCAGACTCAGGCATTGTAAGCTTTTTAGAAACGCCGAGGTTTGCTACCGGCTACACCGCCCAGCGCAACATCATCAGCTACATTACCGAAACCCATATGCTGAAGTCGTTTGATAAAAGGGTGTATGCGACGTATGACTTTGAGCAGCACCTGGTTGATATTTTTGAGAGGGATGCCAAATTGGTAGGCGAGCTGAAGCACAAAGCCGATGAGCAGGTTGCACACCAAAAAACCTTTGCCCTGGATTGGGATGTTGACCTGGCCAGGGTAGACACCATTACCTTTAAAGGATATGCCGCACTTTATAAGCCCAGTGACATAAGCGGTTTAAAACGTTTGTATTATGACCGTAGCCAGCCTTACACCAAAACCATAAAGTATTGGAACAGCTATAAAGCAACCGATAGCGTAGACAAACCCGCGGCTTACATTATTCCGCAGGCCTGGGGCAAAATAATAGACTTGTTTAAATTAAATAGCGTGGCAATGCACCGTTTAGCACATGATACCACCATTGCCCTGCAGATGTATTACATTGAAGACTATAAAACCCCGCAGAAACCATTTGAGGGACATTACCTGCATAGCAATGTGAAGTTGAATCCGGTTGACATGAAGGTAAAGTTTTATGAGGGCGACTACCTGGTATATACCAACCAGCCGCTTAACCGCTATATTGTTGAGACACTGGAGCCGCAGGGCGTTGATTCATTTTTTACCTGGAACTTTTTTGATTCGATGCTGGGCGAAAAGGAGTACTTCAGCAATTATGTATTTGAAGACAAGGCTGCCGAAATGCTAAAAAATGACCCTGCGCTAAAGAAAAAGCTGGATGATGCAAAAGCAAAGGACCCCAAACTGGCGGGCAGTGCCGGGGCACAATTAAACTTTATTTACCGCAACTCTATCTATTTTGAAAAAACATATCTTCGCTATCCTGTTGGCAGATTACTAACAGATACTAAACTCGACCTGAAATGA
- a CDS encoding porin family protein has product MKKYILFFVIVIAAIGVKAQAGYNYYEFGVGGGASYERGYTNIPRQDNNIGFNLNLTYNYNPYLPIELEIQKGQLSGGGLTVALDRYGRKFTNNFLALYLHADIQLGSFIDYEHDWFLNAVKGFYVGSGVGFVRNNNTVQRTNVILANGPTTYIFPGSDQSTNISVPLRVGYEFKIFDSYQQPAWAIDIGYVHNIVFGEGLDGYDDPSSKFKNNATNQYRQFTIGFKYFFGNTVSYTKLVRDYGF; this is encoded by the coding sequence TTGAAAAAATATATATTATTTTTTGTTATAGTAATTGCAGCCATTGGTGTAAAAGCACAGGCGGGGTATAACTATTATGAATTTGGTGTTGGCGGCGGCGCAAGTTATGAACGCGGATATACTAATATTCCCCGGCAGGATAACAACATAGGGTTTAACTTAAATCTTACTTACAATTACAACCCATACCTGCCTATTGAGCTCGAGATCCAAAAGGGCCAATTATCAGGCGGCGGGCTTACAGTTGCCCTGGACAGGTACGGCCGCAAGTTTACCAATAACTTCCTGGCGCTTTATCTGCATGCCGATATCCAGTTAGGCTCTTTTATTGATTATGAGCACGACTGGTTTTTAAATGCGGTGAAAGGTTTTTATGTAGGGTCAGGCGTAGGGTTTGTGCGAAACAACAATACCGTGCAGCGCACCAATGTAATATTGGCCAACGGCCCCACAACCTACATTTTCCCCGGATCGGACCAGAGTACCAATATTTCTGTACCCCTAAGAGTAGGTTATGAATTTAAGATCTTTGATTCCTACCAGCAGCCCGCCTGGGCCATTGATATCGGGTATGTTCACAACATCGTTTTTGGTGAAGGGCTGGATGGATATGACGATCCTTCCTCCAAGTTTAAAAATAATGCCACTAATCAGTACCGTCAATTTACTATTGGGTTTAAATACTTTTTCGGCAACACGGTATCTTACACTAAACTGGTTAGAGATTACGGATTTTAA
- the pepT gene encoding peptidase T: MNINSLLNFTVTDRFLRYVIIDTQSDPASDTVPSTEKQKDLGRLLVTELLKMGVTDAHLDEFGYVYATIPANVDKQVPVIGFCSHMDTAPDCSGTGVSPIVHKNYQGEDLILPDDPAQIIRLKDHADLKNQLGNDIITASGTTLLGADNKAGVAEIMDACYQLINHPEIKHGDIRILFTPDEEIGRGVDKADIKKLGAYAGYTMDGESAGNMENETFSADGAKLLINGLSSHPGFAKGKMESAIKIAGQIIAALPFELSPEGTTGKQGFVHPVSVEGHVETAAIEFIIRDFDDDKLAEHANVIRKIAGDVLKQFPSSTFELQVKPQYRNMKSVLDKHPQIVEYGMEAMKRAGLNAKLCSIRGGTDGSRLSFMGLPCPNIFAGEHAFHSKQEWVSVQDMQKAVETILHLCMIWEERS, translated from the coding sequence ATGAATATTAATTCGTTGCTCAACTTTACCGTTACCGACCGTTTTTTACGGTATGTAATCATTGATACACAGTCCGATCCGGCTTCTGACACTGTTCCATCAACAGAAAAACAGAAAGACCTTGGGCGCTTACTGGTAACCGAATTGCTTAAAATGGGCGTAACCGATGCACATTTAGACGAATTTGGCTATGTATACGCTACAATACCCGCAAATGTTGACAAACAGGTGCCGGTGATTGGTTTTTGCTCACACATGGATACCGCGCCCGACTGCAGCGGCACCGGCGTTAGCCCAATTGTTCATAAAAATTACCAGGGGGAAGATCTTATTTTGCCAGATGACCCGGCGCAGATAATAAGGCTTAAAGACCATGCGGATTTAAAAAACCAGCTGGGTAATGACATTATTACTGCCAGCGGCACAACCCTGCTTGGGGCCGACAATAAGGCCGGTGTTGCCGAAATTATGGATGCCTGCTACCAGCTGATCAATCACCCCGAAATAAAACACGGCGATATCAGGATCCTGTTTACGCCCGACGAGGAGATTGGCCGCGGTGTTGACAAGGCTGATATTAAAAAACTGGGCGCCTATGCAGGATATACCATGGATGGTGAAAGCGCCGGCAATATGGAGAATGAAACCTTTTCGGCAGACGGGGCAAAACTGCTGATCAACGGGCTAAGCTCGCATCCCGGTTTTGCAAAAGGAAAAATGGAAAGCGCCATAAAAATTGCCGGTCAAATAATTGCCGCATTGCCCTTTGAACTATCGCCCGAAGGTACCACAGGCAAGCAAGGGTTTGTACACCCCGTATCTGTAGAGGGCCATGTGGAAACCGCCGCCATTGAATTTATTATTCGTGATTTTGATGATGATAAACTGGCTGAACACGCCAATGTGATCCGTAAAATAGCTGGCGACGTGCTGAAACAATTCCCTTCGTCAACCTTTGAGTTGCAGGTAAAGCCGCAATACCGCAATATGAAAAGCGTACTCGATAAGCATCCGCAGATAGTTGAATATGGCATGGAAGCCATGAAACGGGCAGGCCTTAACGCCAAACTTTGCAGCATCCGCGGCGGTACCGATGGTTCGCGGCTTTCATTTATGGGGCTGCCCTGCCCTAATATTTTTGCCGGTGAGCATGCCTTTCACAGCAAGCAGGAGTGGGTATCGGTACAGGATATGCAAAAGGCCGTTGAAACCATTTTGCATTTGTGCATGATTTGGGAAGAAAGGAGTTGA
- a CDS encoding dipeptide epimerase: MKLTYQPFELLLKHTFTIAKFSRTSTPVMLIQIAHEGKIGYGEASMVPYMGESFETATDFLSKVDARQFQYPFDFGSIIAYLDNIAPGNPAIKAGIDIALHDLEGKLQNKPCWQLLGSDPSKMPATSYTIGIDTPEVIIKKVKEAPNCKIIKVKLGRDSDRELIKTIRSVTDKPLFVDANQGWTDLEQSLDLIHWLHEQGVLLIEQPMLKTDIDSNAWLTERSPIPLIGDEAVQRLADVEKARGVYHGINIKLMKSAGMHEANQMILKAKELGLKLMIGCMSETSCATLAGIALAPQCDWADLDGPFLTSNNPYQMPDFADGKWVLGNDAGLGIRH; the protein is encoded by the coding sequence ATGAAACTGACTTACCAACCCTTCGAACTGCTGCTGAAGCACACTTTCACCATCGCCAAATTTTCGCGTACATCCACCCCTGTCATGCTCATTCAAATAGCGCACGAGGGTAAAATTGGCTATGGCGAAGCATCAATGGTGCCTTACATGGGCGAAAGCTTTGAAACGGCAACCGACTTTTTAAGTAAGGTAGATGCCCGTCAATTTCAATATCCGTTTGATTTTGGGTCGATAATAGCTTATTTGGACAACATTGCCCCGGGCAACCCCGCTATTAAAGCCGGAATTGACATAGCCTTGCACGACTTGGAAGGGAAGCTGCAGAATAAACCCTGCTGGCAGCTGCTCGGAAGCGATCCTTCAAAAATGCCGGCAACCAGCTATACCATTGGTATAGATACGCCCGAAGTGATCATCAAAAAAGTAAAGGAAGCGCCTAATTGTAAAATCATCAAAGTGAAACTTGGCCGGGATAGCGACCGTGAGCTGATAAAAACCATCCGCTCGGTAACGGATAAGCCCCTGTTTGTTGATGCAAACCAGGGCTGGACCGATTTGGAACAAAGCCTTGACCTGATCCACTGGCTGCATGAGCAGGGTGTATTACTGATTGAACAGCCTATGCTGAAAACCGATATAGACAGCAATGCGTGGCTCACCGAACGCAGCCCCATTCCCTTAATTGGCGACGAAGCGGTGCAGCGCCTTGCGGACGTTGAAAAGGCAAGAGGTGTTTATCATGGCATTAACATTAAACTGATGAAATCTGCCGGGATGCATGAGGCAAATCAAATGATCTTAAAAGCAAAAGAGCTGGGCTTAAAACTGATGATAGGCTGCATGAGCGAAACCAGCTGCGCCACCCTTGCCGGCATAGCCCTTGCCCCCCAATGCGATTGGGCCGACCTTGACGGGCCGTTTTTAACCAGCAATAATCCCTACCAAATGCCGGATTTTGCGGATGGTAAATGGGTGTTGGGGAATGATGCCGGGCTGGGGATAAGGCACTAA
- a CDS encoding M13 family metallopeptidase, whose amino-acid sequence MINKKLALRAVLAGTIGMLFLLSCNRKTKNYADNDVIFRDLDQTIKPGDDFFKYANNGWLKKNPIPPAYSSWGIGDVVEEELRDRLKKINVEALTANAPKGSNTQKIGDFYFSGLDTVDIEKEGLDPLKPELDKLDRVKDIKGLADEFAHLQTIGVETPIAAGIGQDAKNSNKNLLQLYQGGIGLPSRDYYFNTDAHSVDIRTDYQLKHLPIIFKLSGLNSGEAIAASKKTYALETFLASSSRKLEDLRDPYRNYNKMPLAGLSKLAPAIDWKGTFEKMDYKNVDTVIVGQPEYYRALNKALSAYSIVDWKNYLRKNLVISYASYLSKPFDSENFRFYGTVLSGNKEQLPRWKRVLDTENGLMGEVLGQIFVKEYFPEKTKERYVNLVEAMRASFKEHIEKLDWMSEPTKQKAYDKLAKVNPKVGYPDHWKNFSTLTIDRGPYALNVMRANTFWHKYEANKLGKPVDRTEWGITPQTYNAYYNPSNNEIVLPAAQFLIPGVKDDNVDDAVVYGYAAASTIGHEMTHGFDDEGRQFDAEGNLKEWWQPQDSVKFTQRAQMLINQFNGYSIYGLHVNGKATQGENIADLGGIVIGLDAFKKTDQYKEGKEINGLTPIQRFFLGYSLGWLGQQRKELLSSQILTNEHAPGFMRVNGPFTDVPEFYEAFDIKKGDKMWLDPDKRVKIW is encoded by the coding sequence ATGATAAATAAAAAATTGGCGTTGCGTGCCGTTTTGGCGGGCACCATTGGTATGTTATTTCTATTGTCCTGCAACCGGAAGACGAAAAACTATGCTGATAATGATGTGATATTCAGGGACCTGGATCAAACCATAAAGCCCGGAGACGATTTTTTTAAGTACGCCAACAATGGCTGGCTCAAAAAAAACCCTATCCCGCCTGCCTATTCCTCATGGGGAATTGGTGATGTGGTTGAAGAAGAATTAAGAGACCGGTTAAAGAAGATCAATGTTGAAGCGTTAACAGCTAATGCGCCCAAGGGTAGCAATACGCAGAAGATTGGCGACTTTTATTTTAGCGGCCTGGACACCGTTGATATTGAAAAAGAGGGCTTGGACCCGCTCAAACCCGAACTGGATAAACTTGACCGTGTAAAAGACATTAAAGGCCTGGCCGATGAGTTTGCGCACCTGCAAACCATAGGGGTTGAAACGCCCATAGCTGCCGGAATTGGTCAGGATGCAAAAAACAGCAATAAAAATTTGCTGCAGCTTTACCAGGGCGGTATTGGTTTGCCCAGCCGCGATTATTACTTTAATACCGATGCGCACAGTGTTGATATCCGGACCGATTACCAGCTAAAACACCTGCCGATCATCTTTAAACTTTCGGGCCTGAACTCAGGCGAGGCAATTGCTGCCAGCAAAAAAACGTATGCGCTCGAAACTTTCCTCGCCAGCAGCTCAAGGAAACTGGAGGACCTGCGCGACCCTTACCGCAATTACAACAAAATGCCTTTAGCCGGCCTCAGTAAACTTGCCCCGGCTATTGACTGGAAGGGAACATTTGAAAAAATGGACTACAAAAATGTTGACACTGTTATAGTTGGTCAACCGGAGTATTACCGCGCTTTAAATAAAGCATTGAGTGCCTATAGTATCGTCGATTGGAAAAACTACCTGCGTAAAAACCTGGTGATCTCGTACGCATCATACCTGAGCAAACCTTTTGACAGCGAAAACTTCAGATTTTACGGGACGGTATTGTCGGGCAATAAAGAGCAACTTCCCCGCTGGAAACGTGTATTAGACACAGAAAACGGCCTTATGGGTGAAGTATTGGGACAAATTTTTGTGAAGGAGTATTTTCCGGAAAAAACAAAAGAGCGCTATGTAAACCTGGTTGAAGCCATGCGCGCCAGCTTTAAAGAGCATATTGAAAAACTGGACTGGATGAGCGAACCTACCAAGCAAAAGGCTTATGATAAATTAGCTAAAGTAAACCCCAAAGTAGGATACCCTGACCACTGGAAAAATTTCTCAACGTTGACCATTGACCGGGGGCCTTATGCGCTGAATGTGATGCGGGCCAATACTTTTTGGCATAAGTACGAAGCCAATAAATTAGGCAAACCTGTTGACCGCACCGAATGGGGTATTACACCGCAAACGTATAATGCGTATTATAACCCTTCAAATAACGAGATTGTATTGCCAGCCGCTCAGTTTTTGATCCCTGGAGTAAAGGACGATAATGTTGATGATGCGGTAGTTTACGGATACGCAGCCGCATCAACCATAGGGCACGAAATGACCCATGGCTTTGACGATGAAGGACGCCAGTTTGATGCTGAAGGCAACCTGAAAGAATGGTGGCAGCCACAGGATTCGGTAAAATTTACACAGCGCGCCCAAATGCTTATTAATCAATTTAACGGTTACAGCATTTATGGCCTGCATGTAAACGGCAAAGCAACGCAGGGTGAAAATATTGCCGATTTAGGTGGCATTGTTATTGGGCTGGATGCCTTTAAGAAAACAGATCAGTACAAAGAAGGAAAAGAGATAAATGGATTAACGCCAATTCAACGGTTTTTCCTGGGCTATTCATTAGGATGGCTTGGGCAGCAAAGAAAAGAATTATTATCGAGCCAGATCCTTACCAATGAACATGCCCCCGGTTTTATGCGGGTAAACGGCCCGTTTACTGACGTTCCGGAGTTTTACGAGGCTTTCGATATTAAAAAGGGCGATAAGATGTGGCTTGATCCGGATAAACGCGTTAAGATCTGGTAA
- a CDS encoding rhomboid family intramembrane serine protease translates to MMEYLMTAPVASVIFVFTILTSLWAFSNDNVYAQMILHPFSVARGKRTYTVITSGFIHNDWMHLFFNMLSYYFFAFQLEPALGHWQFGVLYFVSLILSDLPTVYKHRNDEWYHSLGASGAVSAVIFSFIMFAPTVKMYIMPIPFGIPSALFGVLYLIYCNYASKYSRDNINHDAHMFGALSGLLITIALNPHIVSSFIQQITSGVQSLLH, encoded by the coding sequence ATGATGGAATATTTAATGACAGCACCGGTAGCGTCTGTCATCTTTGTTTTTACTATACTTACTTCTCTTTGGGCGTTTTCAAACGATAATGTTTATGCCCAAATGATATTGCACCCTTTTAGCGTGGCACGGGGGAAGCGCACTTATACCGTTATTACCAGTGGCTTTATCCATAACGACTGGATGCACCTGTTCTTTAACATGTTGAGCTACTACTTTTTTGCTTTCCAGTTAGAACCCGCTTTAGGGCACTGGCAATTTGGGGTGCTTTATTTCGTTAGTTTGATTTTGAGTGACCTGCCTACGGTTTACAAGCACAGGAATGACGAATGGTACCATAGCCTGGGTGCATCAGGGGCTGTAAGTGCCGTTATTTTCAGCTTTATTATGTTCGCGCCTACCGTTAAAATGTACATTATGCCAATTCCCTTCGGAATACCGTCGGCTTTATTTGGTGTTTTATACCTTATTTACTGTAACTACGCGTCCAAATATTCAAGAGATAATATTAACCATGATGCGCACATGTTTGGTGCTTTAAGTGGTTTGCTAATCACTATTGCTTTAAACCCACACATTGTGAGCAGTTTTATACAGCAAATTACCTCGGGAGTTCAATCGTTGCTTCACTAA
- a CDS encoding MmcQ/YjbR family DNA-binding protein has product MNIEELRDYCLQKPATTEGLPFGKDTLVFKVGGKMFLLTSIATGTNFNVKCDPELAVELREQHPEVQPGYHMNKKMWNTVYMDGSLTTKQLHQMIDHSYELVFKGLPKKQQQEIITGNQ; this is encoded by the coding sequence ATGAATATTGAAGAACTTCGCGATTATTGCCTGCAAAAACCGGCCACTACCGAAGGTTTACCCTTTGGCAAGGATACGCTTGTTTTTAAAGTTGGCGGTAAAATGTTTTTGCTTACCAGCATTGCTACCGGCACTAATTTTAATGTTAAGTGCGACCCTGAACTGGCCGTTGAATTGCGTGAACAGCACCCCGAAGTGCAGCCCGGTTACCACATGAACAAAAAGATGTGGAATACCGTGTATATGGATGGCTCCTTAACCACCAAACAGCTGCATCAAATGATTGATCACTCCTACGAATTGGTATTCAAAGGCCTCCCCAAAAAACAGCAGCAGGAAATAATTACAGGTAACCAATAA
- a CDS encoding peroxiredoxin family protein translates to MTLKSRLILPVLFIFSTFTIASAQNKLTTGVWRGVLKTQSGNQLPFNFEVTTVAGHPQLAIINGAEHYKVPDVKITGDSVFIKMPLFDSEFRLKLDGENLTGNWIRHLGDHDTQMPFAATPNTSWRFLRDPQTPAFDVTGRWAAVFGEGTDGRDELVGEFKQTGTRLTGTFLSTTGDYRYLEGSVSGDKLYLSCFDGCHAFLFIANIKDGKTLTEGTMNSGLTGTDKWTAVKDANAKLPDAYSLTALKPGYKKIAFSFPNINGRKVSLSDPRFKNKVVIVQILGSWCPNCMDETNFIINSGYYKKYHQKGVEVVGLAYERTTDFKKSQKTVAQLKDHFKVPYPLLITGYTPSKGDPMKSLPALADFKGFPTTIIIDKKGNVRKIHTGFNGPGTGEHYTEFVVEFDKLTEDLLAEKG, encoded by the coding sequence ATGACATTAAAATCACGACTCATCCTACCGGTTTTATTTATATTTTCAACATTTACCATAGCATCAGCCCAAAATAAGCTTACAACAGGCGTGTGGCGCGGCGTATTAAAAACCCAGTCGGGTAACCAGCTGCCATTTAATTTTGAGGTTACTACCGTAGCCGGCCACCCGCAGTTAGCCATTATAAACGGTGCCGAGCATTACAAAGTGCCTGACGTAAAAATCACGGGCGATTCTGTTTTTATAAAGATGCCGTTGTTTGATTCGGAATTCAGGCTTAAGCTTGATGGTGAAAACCTTACAGGCAACTGGATCCGCCACCTGGGCGATCACGATACACAAATGCCGTTTGCCGCAACCCCCAATACTTCGTGGAGGTTTTTAAGAGACCCGCAAACCCCGGCATTTGACGTAACAGGGAGATGGGCCGCTGTATTTGGCGAGGGCACTGATGGCCGCGATGAGCTGGTTGGCGAGTTTAAACAAACAGGTACCAGGCTTACCGGAACATTTTTGAGTACCACCGGCGACTACCGCTACCTGGAAGGTTCCGTATCGGGCGATAAATTATACCTTTCGTGCTTTGACGGCTGCCACGCGTTCCTGTTTATTGCAAACATAAAAGATGGTAAAACACTTACTGAAGGCACCATGAACAGCGGCCTTACCGGCACTGATAAATGGACCGCCGTTAAAGATGCCAACGCTAAATTGCCCGATGCATACTCATTAACCGCACTAAAACCCGGTTACAAAAAAATAGCCTTCTCTTTTCCGAACATTAACGGGCGCAAGGTATCATTAAGTGATCCCCGCTTTAAAAACAAGGTGGTTATTGTGCAGATCCTGGGCTCATGGTGCCCTAACTGTATGGACGAAACCAACTTTATCATCAACAGCGGTTATTACAAAAAATATCACCAAAAAGGAGTTGAAGTTGTGGGGCTGGCGTATGAGCGGACCACCGATTTCAAAAAATCACAAAAAACAGTGGCGCAGCTGAAAGACCATTTCAAGGTACCCTACCCTTTGCTGATAACGGGCTACACCCCGTCAAAAGGCGACCCGATGAAAAGTCTGCCTGCACTGGCTGACTTTAAGGGCTTCCCTACCACCATCATTATTGACAAAAAGGGCAACGTCCGCAAGATCCATACCGGCTTTAACGGCCCGGGCACAGGCGAACATTACACCGAGTTTGTTGTGGAGTTTGATAAGCTGACGGAAGACCTGCTGGCAGAGAAAGGATGA